Proteins from a genomic interval of Ndongobacter massiliensis:
- a CDS encoding lytic transglycosylase domain-containing protein, with protein MRTVGKILRNLLIIFLVVILIVAGISYFLVFQGTKNYPIKYGDVITQQAEKFGLEPTLVAALVDTESAFDPNAESHLGTRGLMQLLPKTAKWVASQLSIDYDDEKLWDPAYNVELGTYYLSYLVGHFQNVEFAIAAYNAGLNAVDDWIADGLISRDTDSLSEIPFEETRDYVKNILHKKSIYDVFYKEGLPNDTTQTDTFALAFTNWRKALGIVTGKR; from the coding sequence ATGCGCACAGTGGGTAAAATTCTGCGAAATTTATTGATTATTTTCCTGGTGGTGATTTTGATTGTAGCCGGGATTTCATATTTTCTTGTGTTTCAAGGAACAAAAAACTACCCCATCAAATATGGCGATGTGATTACGCAGCAGGCAGAGAAATTTGGATTGGAGCCAACTTTGGTGGCGGCGCTGGTGGACACGGAAAGCGCCTTTGATCCAAACGCGGAGTCCCATTTGGGGACGCGGGGTCTCATGCAGCTGTTGCCGAAAACGGCAAAATGGGTCGCATCGCAACTTTCGATCGACTATGACGACGAAAAATTGTGGGACCCGGCGTATAACGTGGAACTTGGCACGTACTATCTTTCCTACCTAGTAGGGCACTTTCAGAATGTCGAGTTTGCGATTGCCGCTTATAATGCGGGATTAAATGCGGTGGACGACTGGATCGCCGACGGATTGATTTCCCGCGACACGGACTCCCTTTCCGAGATTCCCTTCGAAGAGACGCGCGATTACGTGAAAAATATCCTGCATAAAAAATCGATCTATGACGTTTTCTATAAAGAAGGCTTACCCAATGATACGACACAGACCGATACATTTGCCCTTGCCTTTACGAATTGGCGCAAGGCCCTGGGCATAGTAACCGGGAAGCGTTAA
- the coaE gene encoding dephospho-CoA kinase (Dephospho-CoA kinase (CoaE) performs the final step in coenzyme A biosynthesis.), with protein sequence MMQNNGSCDFGACRNGMPALVGLTGGIATGKSTATALLREMGYRVIDADQTAHRMMEAGGALAQAVGERFGSPYLRENGAVDRKKLAQLVFSDSTSRKVLDALAHPLIFRQLRTLLSTYEKDSTETPKKDILFLDIPLLFESNAQKQLPLCEVWLIDCAEAVQKERLCTRNDYTAAEAERRMRAQMPMAEKRKRAARIVLNNGDRSALKAALQATVATFLRERNYE encoded by the coding sequence ATGATGCAAAATAATGGGTCTTGCGATTTTGGCGCTTGCCGTAATGGAATGCCCGCCCTTGTCGGTCTGACGGGCGGAATCGCCACCGGAAAATCGACGGCAACCGCGTTGTTGCGCGAAATGGGCTACCGAGTGATCGATGCGGATCAAACGGCGCACCGGATGATGGAAGCGGGCGGCGCTTTGGCACAGGCGGTGGGGGAGCGCTTCGGTTCCCCTTACCTTCGGGAAAACGGGGCGGTCGACCGGAAAAAATTAGCACAGCTGGTGTTCTCTGATTCAACGTCACGCAAGGTCTTGGATGCGCTCGCTCATCCGCTAATTTTTCGGCAATTGCGTACGCTGCTTTCTACTTATGAGAAAGACTCGACAGAGACGCCGAAAAAGGATATTCTATTTCTTGATATTCCGCTGCTTTTTGAATCAAATGCACAAAAGCAGTTGCCGCTTTGTGAGGTCTGGCTTATCGACTGCGCAGAGGCGGTACAGAAGGAGCGTTTGTGCACACGCAACGACTATACGGCAGCGGAAGCAGAACGGCGGATGCGTGCACAGATGCCGATGGCGGAAAAGAGAAAGCGGGCGGCGCGCATTGTCTTGAATAATGGCGACCGATCCGCGTTGAAAGCGGCGCTGCAAGCAACCGTTGCAACGTTTTTGCGGGAGCGGAACTACGAATAA
- the polA gene encoding DNA polymerase I has protein sequence MDRTEPEKYLLIDGSSLLFRAFYAIRNLRTRDGIMTNGVYGFLSMLFKAQDRIQPQHMAVAFDRAAPTFRAQDYDAYKANRQETPSDLVAQFGMLKDVLNALCIFHIDQEGFEADDLIGTMARHCVEKGGEAILLTGDRDYFQLVNAHTRVLYTVKGISELEIVDEAWIEKKYGLRPAQLIDVKGLQGDASDNIPGVPGIGEKTAVKLIQNYGSLDGVYENLSSISGKKIKENLEAYRTQAYLSRKLGTIFCAVPLEKAAEDLRLREPDRKALRERFERLEFQRFLPRFFEEKTAQPGKQALPFTCVSPEKWASCAKRLEKEPGFGVSVLADGPQYIHANAVYVGLYAPSVETTFVFDVRGRADIFRSHFASMLQDATRQKVGYDTKAILFLLQKLGISAAGMRDVMVMEYLLDPGRSSYDYAALARTELQLEVPSEEAVLGKGAKRREYTEVPTEEAAGVTAAQAAVAWKAAPKLYQKLEQLGMARLYEEVENPLVAVLCRMEWRGIYADVTVLDALNRDFTKRLMELEHTILREAGEPFNINSPKQLGDILFEKMGLPHGKKTKTGYSTSVDVLESLRGHAIVDAVLAYRQLSKLKSTYVDGLRACIDPDGRIRTTFRQTVTATGRISSTEPNLQNIPVRTEDGRKLRAVFQAGAGNLLVDADYSQIELRVLASLAQDTAMMDAFAHDLDIHRKTAAEVNHIPLEEVTDLQRSHAKAVNFGIIYGISGYGLSQDLGISRKEAQTYIDNYKNTYPRIRDYMEEIIKKSKEQGYVETAYGRRRYIPELASRNFSVRSFGERVALNTPIQGTAADIIKIAMVRVDRALQERHFRARLLLQIHDELIIEAPEDEAEEVGALMVEIMEGVADFPVKLRADMNMAKSWYDAK, from the coding sequence ATGGACCGAACCGAACCGGAAAAATATCTTTTGATTGACGGATCCAGTCTGCTCTTTCGCGCCTTTTATGCCATACGCAACCTGCGTACGCGTGACGGCATTATGACCAACGGCGTCTACGGCTTTTTAAGTATGCTCTTTAAGGCACAAGACCGCATTCAACCGCAACACATGGCCGTTGCCTTTGATCGCGCCGCACCCACCTTTCGCGCGCAGGACTACGACGCTTACAAGGCGAATCGGCAGGAAACCCCTTCGGATTTGGTGGCGCAGTTCGGCATGCTCAAGGATGTCTTGAATGCGCTGTGTATTTTTCACATAGACCAAGAGGGCTTCGAGGCGGACGATTTGATCGGCACGATGGCGCGGCATTGTGTCGAAAAGGGTGGCGAGGCCATTCTTCTGACCGGTGACCGCGATTATTTTCAATTGGTCAATGCACACACGCGCGTGTTGTATACCGTCAAAGGCATCAGTGAACTGGAGATTGTCGACGAAGCGTGGATTGAAAAAAAATACGGTCTGCGTCCGGCGCAGCTGATCGATGTCAAAGGACTGCAGGGTGATGCTTCGGATAACATTCCGGGCGTCCCGGGCATTGGTGAAAAGACCGCAGTAAAATTGATTCAAAACTACGGCAGTTTGGATGGCGTTTATGAGAATCTGTCGTCGATTTCTGGAAAAAAAATAAAGGAAAATCTCGAAGCCTATCGCACACAGGCGTATCTCAGCCGGAAATTGGGCACCATTTTCTGTGCGGTGCCGTTGGAAAAGGCAGCCGAAGATCTGCGCCTGCGCGAACCGGACAGAAAAGCCTTGCGGGAACGTTTTGAACGTCTGGAATTTCAGCGCTTTTTGCCGCGCTTTTTTGAAGAAAAAACGGCACAGCCGGGAAAACAGGCCTTGCCTTTCACCTGTGTCTCGCCTGAGAAATGGGCAAGCTGTGCAAAGCGTTTAGAAAAGGAGCCCGGTTTCGGGGTGAGCGTCTTGGCAGATGGACCGCAGTATATTCACGCCAATGCGGTTTATGTGGGTTTGTACGCGCCGAGTGTGGAGACAACTTTCGTATTTGATGTGCGCGGGCGTGCAGATATTTTTCGTTCGCATTTTGCGTCGATGCTGCAGGATGCGACCCGGCAGAAAGTGGGATATGACACGAAGGCGATCCTGTTTTTGCTGCAAAAACTCGGCATTTCTGCTGCAGGCATGCGCGATGTGATGGTGATGGAATATCTTCTGGACCCCGGTCGCAGCAGCTACGATTATGCAGCACTTGCGCGCACGGAATTGCAGCTCGAGGTGCCGAGCGAGGAAGCCGTGTTGGGCAAGGGCGCCAAACGGCGCGAGTATACCGAAGTGCCGACCGAGGAAGCGGCCGGTGTGACGGCAGCGCAGGCGGCCGTTGCCTGGAAGGCGGCACCGAAACTGTATCAAAAGTTGGAGCAGCTGGGCATGGCGCGTTTGTACGAAGAGGTGGAGAACCCGCTGGTGGCGGTGCTGTGTCGCATGGAATGGCGGGGCATTTACGCGGATGTGACGGTGTTGGATGCGTTGAACCGCGACTTTACGAAACGGCTGATGGAATTGGAACATACCATCCTTCGCGAAGCCGGCGAACCCTTTAATATCAATTCACCGAAACAGTTGGGCGATATTCTGTTTGAAAAGATGGGGTTGCCCCACGGAAAAAAGACAAAAACCGGGTACTCGACGAGTGTAGATGTGTTGGAAAGCCTGCGGGGACATGCCATTGTTGACGCGGTACTCGCGTATCGTCAGCTTTCCAAACTCAAGAGCACCTATGTGGACGGCCTGCGCGCCTGTATCGATCCGGACGGTCGGATTCGAACGACCTTCCGACAGACAGTCACGGCGACGGGACGCATTTCTTCGACCGAACCGAATCTGCAGAATATCCCGGTACGAACGGAAGACGGGCGAAAATTGCGCGCGGTTTTTCAGGCCGGTGCAGGCAATCTTCTGGTAGATGCCGATTATTCGCAGATTGAATTGCGCGTTTTGGCTTCCTTGGCGCAGGACACCGCGATGATGGATGCCTTTGCGCACGATTTGGACATTCACCGGAAAACAGCGGCGGAGGTCAATCATATTCCATTGGAGGAAGTGACCGATCTGCAGCGTTCACATGCCAAGGCGGTCAATTTCGGCATCATTTACGGCATCAGCGGCTACGGGCTGTCACAGGATTTGGGCATCTCCCGCAAAGAAGCGCAGACGTATATTGACAATTATAAAAACACCTATCCGCGCATTCGCGATTACATGGAAGAGATTATCAAAAAGAGTAAAGAGCAGGGCTATGTCGAAACGGCATACGGACGCCGCCGCTATATTCCGGAATTGGCGAGTCGCAATTTCAGCGTGCGCTCGTTCGGCGAGCGCGTGGCGCTTAATACGCCCATTCAGGGTACGGCAGCCGATATTATTAAAATCGCTATGGTGCGCGTCGATCGTGCGTTACAGGAACGTCACTTCCGTGCTCGTCTGCTTTTGCAGATTCACGACGAATTGATTATTGAAGCGCCGGAAGACGAGGCGGAGGAGGTCGGTGCGCTCATGGTGGAAATCATGGAAGGGGTCGCCGATTTTCCGGTCAAATTGCGTGCCGACATGAACATGGCAAAGAGTTGGTATGATGCAAAATAA
- a CDS encoding glycogen/starch/alpha-glucan phosphorylase: MSLHRWLRTTNPPLYDFLSTLSGKESVGGEEEAVLAALTHCASDESVGKALAAVKQEHKKRVAREVYARKGIEINPYSVYDMQLGVIHESKRQLLNALCLAMKYFQLVEQPQADVPEVTYFFSGKAAPNYYAAKEILHFINALANRINHDPQIREKMMVVFIEDYNMSRIQALLPACDTYENLGFAEKEPCGTTVMKAMVNGAVPCTSRTGIGYDLARQKELACYAFGPTIDEIFPRPVRRGKFGYILESQDAVRALLERLLRCSRRVIDYDFHRLYELLVRYDDSFSVLEDLLSYRTVRMQMEMDYFDALVWNQKSLHNIAGSVMFSMQTTLQIYRDTVWNAPGTPVNQSAQK, encoded by the coding sequence ATTTCGCTGCATCGGTGGCTGCGCACGACAAATCCGCCATTGTACGATTTCCTCTCGACATTGTCTGGCAAGGAGAGCGTCGGAGGGGAGGAGGAAGCGGTGCTCGCTGCGCTAACGCACTGCGCTTCGGACGAGTCGGTGGGAAAAGCGCTCGCTGCCGTCAAACAGGAACATAAAAAACGGGTCGCCCGGGAAGTATATGCACGCAAAGGGATTGAAATCAATCCGTATTCCGTCTATGATATGCAACTGGGCGTCATACACGAGTCAAAACGGCAACTCTTGAACGCACTTTGCCTGGCGATGAAGTATTTTCAGCTCGTGGAGCAACCGCAGGCGGATGTGCCTGAGGTGACATACTTTTTCAGCGGCAAGGCAGCTCCCAACTACTATGCGGCAAAGGAAATCCTTCATTTCATCAATGCATTGGCAAACCGCATCAATCACGATCCGCAGATTCGCGAGAAAATGATGGTGGTCTTTATCGAAGACTATAACATGAGTCGGATTCAGGCATTGCTTCCGGCTTGCGACACGTACGAGAACCTCGGGTTTGCCGAGAAAGAGCCCTGCGGTACCACTGTGATGAAGGCAATGGTGAACGGGGCAGTGCCCTGCACCTCCCGGACGGGGATCGGTTATGACTTGGCGCGTCAGAAGGAGCTCGCGTGTTACGCATTCGGTCCGACGATCGACGAAATCTTTCCGCGTCCGGTGCGACGTGGGAAATTCGGCTACATTCTGGAATCGCAGGATGCGGTACGCGCTTTGCTGGAGCGTTTGCTGCGCTGCTCGCGCCGGGTAATCGACTATGATTTTCATCGCCTCTACGAACTGCTCGTGCGCTATGATGACAGCTTTTCCGTTCTGGAGGATCTGCTTTCCTACCGGACGGTGCGTATGCAAATGGAGATGGATTATTTTGATGCCCTAGTATGGAATCAAAAGAGTCTGCACAACATTGCCGGGTCGGTGATGTTTTCCATGCAGACGACACTACAGATCTATCGAGATACCGTATGGAACGCCCCGGGGACGCCGGTAAACCAGAGCGCCCAAAAATGA
- a CDS encoding ATP-dependent helicase encodes MQLTSSQQKAIAHNEGPCLVLAVPGAGKTTVLIERLQRLLLSGVDPMRIASITFSKQQALDMKARFESRFGPHPGLTFSTIHAFCYRILRHYAAQNRTPLHLLEGSSAYNKYLLISKFYEQINRRSISDEERDDFFRIDSYLKNACVDYETYVKRFLERFPNFEKIAVAYEQFKVERNLIDFDDMLVRTLQVLQKDDGLRRTVQNRFYYWQVDEAQDTSPLQLQIIRILAEPENNLFLVADDDQAIYGFRGANPSDLLHFQSIYPSAKIYMMQENHRSSQNIVRLSAHFIQGNRARFEKTAVTDDPKGPRIEILLTKSLRGQLRRITKALPAALASGTCAVLFRNNLSAVACMDALDRAGIPFVSRANPELFFRHPILRDVFDFLDVARDPGDLSTFSRIYYKCNAYLKKDFIRQMQEMDPHASVFDRLRDCRGAESRFYQNKIDELEYEFSALRKGSVTKALERLENSVGYDEYLKEKARKEHTAVNAHRRILETLHIIAEGMQTGADLYAHLRRLRDLQKSAAQIPEETTARRVILSTIHGAKGLEYDTVWLIDLIQGEFPSTAALERNASGSSVLLEEERRLFYVAMTRAKTQLHLIGRKTVHHIPCDASQFLRELTKRRVAKKG; translated from the coding sequence ATGCAACTGACATCTTCCCAACAAAAAGCGATTGCGCACAACGAGGGTCCCTGTCTTGTCCTCGCGGTACCCGGTGCGGGTAAAACGACTGTACTCATTGAGCGGCTGCAGCGTCTGCTCCTTTCCGGCGTCGATCCCATGCGCATTGCCTCCATCACCTTTTCCAAACAACAGGCGCTGGATATGAAGGCACGCTTCGAAAGCCGCTTCGGTCCCCATCCGGGATTGACCTTTTCAACGATTCACGCTTTTTGCTACCGCATACTTCGTCACTACGCCGCACAAAACCGAACGCCGTTGCATCTGCTCGAGGGGTCCTCTGCTTACAACAAGTACCTTTTGATTTCAAAATTCTATGAGCAAATCAACCGTCGCTCAATTTCGGACGAAGAACGGGACGATTTTTTTCGCATCGACAGCTATCTAAAAAACGCGTGCGTCGACTACGAAACCTACGTGAAACGCTTTTTGGAGCGCTTTCCAAACTTTGAAAAAATTGCGGTTGCTTACGAACAATTCAAAGTGGAGCGCAATCTCATCGATTTTGACGATATGCTCGTGCGCACGCTGCAGGTACTTCAAAAAGACGATGGACTGCGGCGAACCGTGCAAAACCGTTTTTATTATTGGCAAGTCGATGAAGCGCAGGACACATCCCCCCTGCAGCTGCAAATTATACGGATTTTAGCGGAACCGGAGAATAATCTCTTCCTCGTCGCCGACGACGATCAAGCTATTTACGGCTTTCGCGGCGCCAATCCTTCCGATTTGCTGCATTTTCAGTCGATATATCCTTCTGCGAAAATCTATATGATGCAGGAAAATCACCGCTCTTCGCAAAATATTGTTCGTCTGAGCGCACACTTTATTCAAGGCAATCGCGCCCGTTTTGAGAAAACCGCGGTGACCGATGATCCGAAGGGACCGCGCATTGAAATTTTGCTCACAAAAAGTCTGCGCGGACAACTGCGCCGCATAACAAAAGCATTGCCCGCAGCACTCGCTTCCGGGACTTGCGCCGTTCTTTTCCGCAACAACCTTTCCGCCGTCGCGTGCATGGATGCGCTGGATCGCGCCGGAATTCCCTTTGTGTCTCGCGCCAATCCAGAGCTCTTTTTTCGCCATCCGATTTTGCGCGATGTATTTGATTTTTTGGACGTCGCACGCGATCCCGGGGATCTAAGTACTTTTTCACGCATTTATTACAAATGCAATGCCTATTTGAAAAAAGATTTCATTCGCCAGATGCAGGAAATGGATCCGCATGCTTCGGTCTTTGATCGCCTGCGCGATTGCCGCGGTGCGGAATCGCGATTCTATCAAAATAAAATTGACGAATTGGAATACGAATTTTCCGCATTGCGAAAGGGTTCAGTCACAAAAGCATTGGAGCGGCTTGAAAATTCCGTCGGTTACGACGAATATCTCAAAGAAAAAGCGCGCAAAGAGCATACCGCCGTCAACGCGCATCGCCGCATTCTGGAAACCTTGCACATCATTGCCGAGGGGATGCAAACCGGCGCCGATCTCTACGCGCACCTGCGCCGCCTCCGTGACTTGCAAAAATCGGCGGCGCAAATTCCGGAGGAAACGACGGCACGGCGCGTGATTTTGTCCACCATTCACGGGGCCAAGGGGCTCGAGTACGATACCGTCTGGCTCATTGACCTGATTCAGGGCGAATTTCCTTCCACTGCCGCCTTGGAACGGAATGCCTCCGGCTCCTCCGTTCTGCTGGAAGAAGAACGCCGGCTCTTTTACGTTGCGATGACGCGCGCCAAAACGCAGCTGCACCTCATCGGGCGCAAAACTGTGCACCATATCCCCTGCGACGCTTCGCAATTCCTGCGTGAGTTAACAAAAAGGCGAGTTGCAAAAAAGGGCTGA
- the pulA gene encoding type I pullulanase, which yields MILSKTKTAYPVSHRTLGAQYTKEATIFNVWAPTHKTVTLALYDSAQAIRRTCFPMRKNDDGTFEVRIPGDLHGKYYTYLLEPAAGASMPREVTDPYAVSSAKNSARSAVIDLARTDPAGFRDSEYIHVLPSDAILYELHIGDFTYSMSSENPYRGKYLSFTQADTKRNGVTTGIAHLKELGITHVHLMPLQDFLTVDESFHRFGAADNYNWGYDPELFNVPEGSYSMDPDDPTLRIREVKRMVQSLHEAGIGVVLDVVYNHTYRAEGSNFNQLVPNYYYRMRNGHFTNGSGCGNEMKTENPMVRKFIVDSLLYWQREYKIDGFRFDLMALIDRETVAEITRSLRAVNPYTLLYGEPWAATMTSLDEAEQTTWFTQNHPKGGPFALFNAAFRDAIRGDNDGIYRGYVQGIPAARKAVETGLLGSIDYDAVHKAGLDSPVGTVNYFNAHDNLIFEDKLIRTVGQIPETLAMTRLAFGILLTAQGIPFFHAGNEFRRDKKMCENSYCAPYSVNAIDWDKKSENLPLVNYVRDLIALRKRYPVFRLQTTQEIRARVRLFDSGEENVILLLYRVQEGMWILCVHNNAWSAKTLNWGTMKEELADSFSYRCIFDGSGACEGSEVRVTEKTATFSVAPISTTIFRIARAESEAL from the coding sequence TTGATTCTGTCGAAGACGAAGACTGCCTATCCGGTATCGCACCGAACCTTGGGCGCACAATATACGAAAGAAGCGACAATTTTTAACGTATGGGCGCCGACGCATAAGACAGTGACGTTGGCGCTGTACGATTCTGCACAGGCCATTCGACGCACCTGTTTTCCGATGCGAAAAAATGACGATGGTACCTTTGAAGTCCGCATTCCCGGTGATCTCCACGGCAAGTACTACACCTATCTGCTGGAGCCCGCCGCTGGGGCATCGATGCCGCGCGAGGTGACCGATCCGTATGCCGTTTCCAGCGCCAAAAACAGCGCGCGCAGTGCGGTGATCGATCTGGCGCGAACGGATCCGGCGGGCTTTCGGGACAGCGAGTATATCCACGTGCTGCCGTCCGATGCGATTCTATACGAATTGCACATCGGGGATTTTACGTATTCGATGAGTTCGGAAAATCCCTACCGGGGGAAGTATCTGTCCTTTACGCAAGCGGACACAAAGCGCAATGGGGTTACGACGGGGATCGCGCACCTGAAAGAGTTGGGAATCACGCATGTGCATCTGATGCCTTTGCAGGATTTTCTGACGGTGGACGAGAGCTTTCATCGCTTCGGTGCGGCGGACAATTACAATTGGGGTTATGATCCGGAGTTGTTTAACGTGCCGGAGGGAAGTTATTCCATGGATCCGGATGATCCGACACTGCGCATCCGGGAGGTCAAGCGCATGGTCCAATCGCTGCACGAAGCGGGCATCGGCGTGGTGCTGGACGTCGTGTACAATCACACCTATCGCGCGGAGGGTTCCAATTTTAATCAATTAGTGCCGAATTACTATTATCGGATGCGAAACGGACACTTTACGAACGGTTCCGGGTGCGGCAATGAGATGAAGACGGAAAATCCGATGGTGCGGAAGTTTATTGTCGATTCACTTCTGTACTGGCAGAGGGAATACAAGATTGACGGCTTTCGTTTTGACTTGATGGCACTGATTGATCGCGAGACGGTCGCGGAAATTACGCGGTCGCTGCGGGCGGTCAATCCGTATACCTTGCTGTATGGCGAGCCGTGGGCGGCCACTATGACATCGCTGGACGAAGCGGAGCAGACGACGTGGTTTACACAGAATCATCCGAAAGGCGGGCCCTTTGCCCTCTTCAATGCCGCATTCCGCGATGCGATTCGGGGGGACAATGACGGCATCTATCGCGGGTATGTGCAGGGGATTCCGGCAGCGCGCAAAGCCGTGGAGACCGGGCTTTTGGGGAGCATCGATTACGATGCAGTGCATAAAGCGGGATTGGATTCGCCGGTGGGTACGGTCAATTATTTTAACGCGCACGACAATTTAATTTTCGAGGATAAATTGATCCGAACGGTCGGACAAATTCCGGAGACGCTTGCCATGACACGGTTGGCATTCGGGATTTTGTTGACGGCGCAGGGAATTCCCTTTTTCCATGCGGGCAACGAGTTTCGAAGGGATAAAAAGATGTGCGAGAATTCCTACTGCGCCCCCTATTCAGTCAATGCGATTGATTGGGATAAAAAAAGCGAGAATCTACCGCTGGTGAACTATGTGCGCGATCTGATTGCTCTGCGCAAAAGGTATCCGGTTTTTCGATTGCAAACAACGCAGGAGATTCGTGCGCGCGTGCGACTGTTTGACAGCGGGGAAGAGAATGTGATTTTGTTGTTGTATCGAGTGCAGGAAGGCATGTGGATTCTGTGCGTGCACAACAACGCCTGGTCTGCAAAAACACTGAATTGGGGTACAATGAAAGAGGAACTGGCGGATTCGTTTTCCTATCGCTGCATCTTTGATGGAAGTGGCGCGTGTGAAGGATCGGAGGTTCGGGTCACCGAAAAGACAGCAACCTTTTCCGTTGCCCCAATTTCCACGACGATCTTTCGGATTGCGCGCGCCGAGTCCGAAGCATTATGA
- a CDS encoding phospho-sugar mutase, with translation MDVRKRYEAWLNNPFFDEATHQELEAIADDPEEIQDRFYQDLKFGTAGLRGKVGAGTNRMNRYIVARATEAFARTIVEDGEAAKKAGVVIARDIRHQSDVFARVAAEVFAAHGIHVYLFEEIQPTPVLSYAIRHLKTHGGLMITASHNPREYNGYKAYGPEASQILEGLADRILRHIDGIADFSEVQSMPLEEGFAQGLIEWAPQSVIDAYLEKVLALTIYDEDALLDKNINLVYTPLNGCGNKLVREVLKRRGFSNVHIVKEQENPDPDFTTVGYPNPEDPKAFAYAIALGKKVGADLLLATDPDSDRIAIEVRNPDGNYVFINGNRIGALLVNYILSQKKAKGILPKNGAVIKTIVTGDLTRAICREYGVETLDVLTGFKNIAAPINAWDENGAHKFLFGFEESIGFNQGAFVRDKDAVSTAMTIVEMAAFYKKQGKNLLQVLEELYERYGYYNESLVSVVLEGMDGQALIGRIMEDFRAKPIAEIDNMKLVEAVDYQKDETGLPKSNVLKYRYDDKSWYALRPSGTEPKIKLYMYSVADNRAASEEKLEKIEAVCRERMDRVQ, from the coding sequence ATGGATGTGAGAAAACGCTATGAAGCGTGGCTGAACAATCCCTTTTTTGACGAAGCGACGCATCAGGAACTGGAAGCCATCGCCGATGATCCCGAAGAAATTCAGGATCGGTTTTATCAGGACTTGAAATTTGGAACGGCGGGGCTGCGCGGAAAAGTCGGCGCCGGCACGAACCGCATGAATCGCTACATCGTGGCGCGCGCAACGGAAGCCTTTGCCCGCACGATCGTCGAGGACGGAGAAGCGGCGAAGAAAGCGGGCGTGGTCATCGCGCGGGACATTCGTCACCAATCGGACGTCTTTGCGCGCGTGGCGGCGGAAGTTTTTGCTGCCCATGGGATTCATGTCTATCTCTTTGAAGAGATTCAGCCGACACCTGTGCTTTCCTACGCGATTCGGCACCTGAAGACGCACGGCGGACTGATGATTACCGCTTCGCACAATCCGCGGGAATACAACGGCTACAAAGCCTATGGCCCGGAAGCGTCTCAAATTCTCGAAGGACTGGCGGATCGCATTTTGCGCCATATCGATGGGATTGCAGATTTTTCCGAAGTGCAGTCGATGCCGCTGGAAGAGGGCTTTGCGCAAGGACTTATCGAATGGGCACCGCAGTCGGTGATTGATGCCTATCTGGAAAAAGTGCTTGCCCTGACGATATACGATGAAGATGCCCTGCTCGATAAAAATATCAATCTGGTATACACGCCGCTCAACGGGTGCGGCAACAAATTGGTACGGGAAGTCCTGAAGCGCCGGGGATTTTCCAATGTGCATATTGTGAAGGAGCAGGAAAATCCCGATCCCGATTTTACAACCGTGGGGTACCCGAATCCCGAAGACCCGAAGGCATTTGCCTATGCGATTGCGCTGGGGAAAAAGGTCGGCGCGGATCTTCTCTTGGCCACGGATCCGGATTCTGACCGCATTGCCATTGAAGTGAGGAATCCGGACGGAAATTACGTCTTTATCAATGGGAATCGCATCGGTGCACTTTTGGTAAACTACATCCTCTCGCAGAAAAAAGCGAAGGGAATTCTACCGAAAAACGGCGCCGTGATCAAAACCATTGTCACGGGCGATCTTACCCGGGCAATCTGTCGGGAATACGGGGTGGAAACCTTGGATGTGTTGACCGGATTTAAGAATATTGCCGCACCCATCAATGCCTGGGATGAAAACGGAGCGCATAAATTCCTCTTCGGTTTTGAAGAGAGCATCGGCTTTAATCAGGGCGCCTTTGTGCGCGATAAAGACGCGGTATCCACCGCCATGACCATCGTCGAAATGGCGGCATTCTACAAGAAGCAGGGGAAAAATCTGCTGCAGGTACTGGAAGAATTGTACGAACGATACGGGTATTACAACGAATCCCTCGTGTCGGTCGTGTTGGAAGGCATGGACGGGCAGGCGCTGATCGGACGCATCATGGAGGATTTTCGCGCAAAACCGATAGCGGAAATTGACAATATGAAATTGGTGGAGGCCGTCGATTATCAAAAGGATGAGACAGGATTACCCAAGTCCAATGTGTTGAAGTACCGCTACGATGATAAGAGCTGGTACGCACTGCGTCCGTCCGGCACGGAGCCGAAGATCAAGCTCTATATGTATTCGGTGGCGGACAATAGAGCGGCAAGCGAGGAAAAGCTCGAGAAAATCGAGGCGGTTTGCCGCGAGCGAATGGACCGCGTTCAATAA